One window of the Campylobacter showae CSUNSWCD genome contains the following:
- a CDS encoding DIP1984 family protein translates to MKLAEALILRADIQKRIEQLKSRLADNAKVQEGEKPSEEPKALLAELDALTSELEQLIVRINLTNCTAKADGKSLTELIAKRDVLTLKAGALRAFAQAAAQKVEIYSRSEIKILSTVDVAALQKQVDELAKQIRQLDTTLQGANWQTELIES, encoded by the coding sequence ATGAAACTAGCCGAGGCGCTGATACTGCGCGCCGACATACAAAAACGCATCGAGCAGCTAAAATCAAGGCTTGCGGACAACGCGAAGGTGCAAGAGGGCGAGAAACCTAGCGAGGAGCCAAAGGCGCTACTAGCCGAGCTAGACGCGCTCACAAGCGAGCTTGAGCAACTAATCGTTCGGATAAATTTAACCAACTGCACCGCAAAAGCGGACGGCAAGAGCCTAACCGAGCTAATCGCCAAACGCGACGTACTCACGCTAAAAGCGGGCGCGCTGCGGGCTTTCGCGCAAGCTGCCGCGCAAAAAGTGGAAATTTATTCGCGTAGCGAGATTAAAATTTTAAGTACGGTCGACGTCGCGGCGCTGCAAAAGCAGGTTGATGAGCTAGCAAAGCAGATCAGACAGCTTGATACGACGCTACAAGGCGCGAACTGGCAGACCGAGCTGATCGAAAGCTAA
- a CDS encoding tyrosine-protein phosphatase, with translation MKFKTLALAATFFFATGVNAELAIEANSINFRKTSGAEQNLADAKDAKFQNTHFKNADTAARDTNSNSSQKATLIDEAKNFYRVDELLFRSAQLDGSDAAKLHELGIKSIVNLRHFSRGGDRRAFGINFGSRISRFKAKSKPAQIADVLRTIRERQKEGAVLVHCYHGADCTGLVAAKVANLNFSDVKIKFDDGIVCVSEARTENFQEALK, from the coding sequence TTGAAATTTAAAACCCTTGCGTTAGCTGCCACTTTTTTCTTTGCGACCGGCGTAAACGCCGAGCTCGCGATAGAAGCGAATTCCATAAATTTTAGAAAAACGAGCGGCGCGGAGCAAAATCTCGCGGACGCAAAAGACGCCAAATTTCAAAACACGCATTTTAAAAATGCAGATACCGCAGCACGCGACACAAACTCGAACTCATCGCAAAAAGCAACCCTCATCGACGAAGCGAAAAATTTCTACCGCGTGGACGAGCTGCTGTTTCGCAGCGCTCAGCTTGACGGGAGCGACGCCGCAAAGCTGCACGAGCTAGGCATCAAAAGCATCGTAAATCTGCGCCATTTTAGCAGAGGCGGCGACAGAAGGGCGTTTGGGATAAATTTTGGCTCGCGAATAAGCCGCTTCAAAGCCAAGAGTAAGCCCGCGCAGATAGCGGACGTCTTGCGCACCATTCGCGAGCGCCAAAAGGAGGGCGCCGTGCTAGTGCACTGCTATCACGGAGCCGATTGCACGGGGCTTGTGGCGGCGAAAGTTGCAAATTTAAATTTTAGCGACGTGAAAATCAAATTTGATGACGGTATCGTCTGCGTATCCGAAGCGCGAACAGAAAATTTCCAAGAGGCCTTAAAGTAG
- a CDS encoding Fur family transcriptional regulator, which yields MNYMELLKNHGLKATPQRLSVLKILDRHTHPTIDELYEEICAENPSVSLATVYKNLNMLKDEGLVVEVNMPNQKARYDIFSYPHIHVVCESCGHVEDYNFCEALSEYKESLERKLGNFIEKMNVLVTVKDCKNCRH from the coding sequence ATGAACTATATGGAACTTCTCAAAAATCACGGCCTCAAAGCCACCCCGCAGCGCCTCAGCGTGCTCAAGATCCTCGACCGTCACACGCACCCGACGATCGATGAGCTTTACGAAGAGATCTGTGCCGAAAACCCGTCCGTATCGCTCGCGACGGTGTATAAAAACCTAAATATGCTCAAAGACGAGGGGCTCGTCGTCGAGGTAAATATGCCGAACCAAAAGGCGCGCTACGACATCTTTAGCTACCCGCACATCCACGTCGTATGCGAGAGCTGTGGGCACGTCGAGGACTATAATTTCTGCGAGGCGCTGAGTGAGTACAAGGAAAGCTTGGAGAGAAAGCTCGGAAATTTCATCGAAAAGATGAATGTGCTCGTAACCGTAAAAGACTGTAAAAACTGCCGTCATTAG
- the dxs gene encoding 1-deoxy-D-xylulose-5-phosphate synthase, whose translation MDVKSMNMEELEALCGKLRDKILQTVSANGGHLSSNIGAVELIVAMHYVFDAAKDPFIFDVSHQSYAHKLITGRWDKFDTLRKFGGISGYTKPSESKYDYFIAGHSSTSISLAVGASKAIKLKGEDRIPVAFIGDGSMSAGIAYEALNELGDIKNPCVIVLNDNEMSISKPIGAFSNYLSQMMAGPLYQKFKSRVERFLSYMPDGAAYMARRMEEGIRIFTPGMFFEELGLEYIGPVNGHDVKALIEAFNVAKGMKKPVVVHAQTLKGKGYEKAEGHLASWHGVSPFDLQSGEAIKKSAAKSATALFAENLTELASEHKNIVGVTAAMPTGTGIDALMERFPDRFWDVAIAEQHAVASMAAMAKEGFKPFIAIYSTFLQRAFDQVVHDCAIMNLSVVFAMDRAGIVGEDGETHQGAFDVSYLNLIPNLTIFAPRCADSFRLAMRYAYAHEGPCAFRYPRGAFSLAQGEFEARELKLGKGEVLVEGSGEAAFIAYGNAAGKANAARKILLEKTNGKFDPSLVDLVFVKPLDGELLQELARRHKIWYVFSYTAKKGGVGEILAAFLQERRIFDVRIVSFEFDDAFIPHGATADVEKALGIDTASICEKILSEMAD comes from the coding sequence ATAGACGTAAAATCTATGAATATGGAGGAGCTTGAAGCGCTTTGCGGAAAGCTCCGTGATAAAATTTTACAAACCGTCAGCGCAAACGGCGGGCATCTGAGCTCGAACATCGGCGCAGTCGAGCTTATCGTCGCGATGCATTATGTTTTCGACGCCGCAAAAGATCCGTTTATATTTGACGTTAGCCACCAAAGCTACGCTCATAAGCTAATCACGGGGCGCTGGGATAAATTTGACACTCTTAGAAAATTTGGCGGTATCAGCGGCTACACCAAGCCTTCTGAGAGTAAATACGACTACTTTATCGCAGGTCACAGCTCCACCTCGATCTCGCTAGCAGTCGGCGCATCAAAGGCGATAAAGCTAAAAGGCGAGGATCGCATCCCCGTGGCCTTTATCGGCGACGGCTCGATGAGCGCGGGTATCGCGTACGAGGCGCTAAACGAGCTCGGCGACATCAAAAACCCATGCGTCATCGTCCTAAACGACAACGAGATGAGCATCAGCAAGCCCATCGGCGCCTTTAGCAACTACCTCTCGCAGATGATGGCCGGGCCGCTGTATCAAAAGTTTAAAAGTCGCGTAGAGCGATTTTTGAGCTATATGCCAGACGGCGCCGCATACATGGCGCGCAGGATGGAGGAGGGCATTAGGATCTTTACGCCCGGGATGTTTTTCGAGGAGCTGGGGCTTGAGTATATCGGTCCCGTAAACGGTCACGACGTGAAGGCGCTTATTGAGGCGTTTAACGTCGCAAAAGGCATGAAAAAGCCCGTTGTCGTGCACGCGCAGACGCTAAAAGGCAAGGGCTACGAAAAGGCCGAGGGGCATCTAGCTAGCTGGCACGGCGTGAGCCCGTTTGATCTTCAAAGCGGCGAAGCTATCAAAAAATCAGCCGCCAAATCTGCCACCGCGCTCTTTGCGGAAAATTTGACCGAGCTAGCTAGCGAGCATAAAAATATCGTCGGAGTCACCGCCGCGATGCCTACCGGCACTGGCATAGACGCTCTTATGGAGAGGTTTCCCGATAGATTTTGGGATGTAGCGATCGCCGAGCAGCATGCCGTTGCCTCGATGGCAGCGATGGCGAAGGAGGGCTTTAAGCCATTTATTGCGATTTATTCGACTTTTTTGCAGCGGGCATTTGATCAGGTCGTGCACGACTGTGCGATCATGAACTTAAGCGTCGTCTTTGCGATGGACCGCGCGGGCATCGTCGGCGAGGACGGCGAGACGCATCAGGGCGCATTTGACGTTAGTTATCTAAATTTGATCCCGAATTTGACGATTTTCGCGCCTCGCTGTGCCGATAGTTTTAGGCTCGCGATGCGCTACGCATATGCTCACGAGGGGCCTTGCGCTTTTCGTTATCCGCGCGGAGCTTTTTCGCTGGCGCAGGGCGAATTTGAGGCGCGAGAGCTAAAGCTCGGCAAGGGCGAAGTTTTAGTCGAAGGCAGCGGCGAAGCGGCCTTTATCGCTTACGGCAACGCCGCGGGCAAGGCAAATGCCGCGCGCAAAATTTTACTCGAAAAAACGAACGGCAAATTTGACCCGAGCCTCGTTGATCTAGTGTTTGTTAAGCCGCTTGACGGCGAACTCTTACAAGAGCTCGCGCGCAGGCATAAGATTTGGTACGTCTTTTCCTATACCGCAAAAAAGGGCGGCGTAGGCGAGATTTTGGCTGCGTTTTTGCAGGAGCGGCGCATTTTTGACGTGCGCATCGTCAGCTTTGAGTTTGACGACGCGTTTATCCCGCACGGCGCTACGGCCGACGTCGAAAAGGCTCTTGGTATCGATACGGCAAGCATTTGCGAGAAAATTTTATCCGAAATGGCGGATTAA
- the fliH gene encoding flagellar assembly protein FliH, with the protein MKSSVITNERSKEHFVENYRFKILGQEKRSEDTHSAHESESGRATEHNDRALNGEQESSNLIEAKEQGSYFRPESNFIEELLKRTDEMSGSMIKLQMQIENQENEFAKRLESEIQRAKEDGIKQGRDEAAAKFDEELRALESRYLGSINKLEEQAAKFESLIASSEAQLPATAVDIAKEVVKKEISLNSANIAAAICKELFSEIKDAKEVQVKVNPKDYEFIKENFSGQNVKISADEAISAGGAIVLSDAGNLEGTIEARLEKIKKIIGQ; encoded by the coding sequence ATGAAAAGTAGTGTAATAACAAATGAGCGCTCAAAAGAGCACTTTGTAGAAAACTATCGGTTTAAAATTTTAGGCCAGGAAAAAAGAAGCGAGGATACACACTCGGCCCACGAAAGCGAATCTGGCCGCGCGACCGAGCATAACGACCGAGCTTTAAACGGCGAGCAAGAGAGTTCAAATTTAATCGAAGCAAAAGAGCAGGGCTCGTATTTTAGGCCAGAATCAAACTTCATCGAGGAGCTACTAAAACGCACCGACGAGATGAGCGGCAGTATGATAAAGCTGCAAATGCAAATCGAAAACCAAGAAAACGAATTTGCTAAACGCCTAGAGAGCGAGATCCAGCGCGCTAAAGAGGACGGCATAAAGCAGGGCAGAGACGAGGCGGCGGCTAAATTTGACGAGGAGTTAAGAGCGCTTGAGAGCAGGTATCTCGGATCTATAAATAAGCTAGAGGAGCAGGCGGCTAAATTTGAAAGCCTCATCGCATCTAGCGAAGCGCAGCTGCCCGCTACCGCAGTTGATATAGCCAAAGAGGTCGTAAAAAAAGAGATTTCATTAAATTCGGCAAACATCGCCGCAGCTATCTGTAAGGAGCTTTTTAGCGAGATAAAAGACGCTAAAGAGGTGCAGGTCAAAGTAAATCCGAAAGATTACGAGTTTATCAAAGAAAATTTCTCCGGTCAAAACGTCAAAATCTCCGCCGATGAAGCCATTAGCGCGGGCGGAGCGATCGTGCTTAGCGACGCGGGTAACCTCGAGGGCACGATCGAAGCCAGACTAGAAAAAATCAAAAAGATAATAGGACAATGA
- the fliG gene encoding flagellar motor switch protein FliG, whose protein sequence is MATKLNEQQKMIYDDLSMPEKVAILLIQLGEDATTLLFSHMEVDVITEISRYIATAKSTDKGVAAAVLEEFYALMQSNQYMRSGGLEYAKEILYRTFGPEAAQKILDKLAKSMENTKSFGYLSKVKPQQLADFIVNEHPQTIALILAHMDSTSAAETLSFFNNELRSEVVVRMANLGDISPSIIKRVSTVLEGKLESLTSYKVEVGGPRAVAEVLNRLGQKASKATIEYIEDVDDKLATTIKELMFTFEDINTLNQAAIREILKNVDKKDLMVALKGSGDALKEKFLSSMSQRASDSFKEEMQFLGAVRVKDVEEAQRRIVEQVQALAESGAFQIGESDEMIE, encoded by the coding sequence ATGGCAACAAAGCTAAATGAACAACAAAAGATGATTTATGACGACCTTTCGATGCCCGAAAAGGTCGCTATTTTGCTTATTCAGTTGGGCGAGGACGCCACGACTTTGCTATTTTCGCATATGGAGGTTGACGTTATAACAGAAATTTCGCGCTATATAGCTACAGCAAAGAGTACGGATAAAGGCGTAGCAGCCGCTGTTTTAGAAGAATTTTACGCTCTCATGCAGTCAAATCAGTACATGAGAAGCGGCGGCTTAGAGTACGCGAAAGAAATTTTATATCGCACTTTCGGCCCGGAAGCTGCGCAAAAGATACTCGACAAGCTCGCAAAAAGCATGGAAAACACAAAGAGCTTCGGTTATCTTTCCAAGGTAAAGCCTCAACAGCTTGCGGACTTTATCGTTAACGAACATCCGCAGACTATCGCGCTTATTTTGGCGCATATGGATTCAACCAGCGCGGCCGAGACGCTTTCGTTTTTTAATAACGAGCTTAGAAGCGAGGTCGTTGTGAGAATGGCAAATTTGGGCGACATTAGCCCGTCTATAATCAAACGCGTTTCAACGGTGCTAGAAGGCAAACTAGAGAGCCTCACGTCCTACAAGGTCGAAGTCGGCGGACCAAGGGCTGTGGCGGAGGTGTTAAACCGCCTCGGCCAAAAGGCGTCCAAAGCTACGATCGAATATATCGAGGACGTCGACGACAAGCTCGCTACGACAATCAAAGAGCTTATGTTTACCTTTGAGGATATTAACACCCTCAATCAAGCAGCTATCCGCGAAATACTTAAAAACGTCGATAAAAAAGACCTCATGGTCGCACTAAAAGGCAGCGGCGACGCTCTCAAGGAGAAATTCCTCTCTAGTATGTCTCAGCGCGCCAGCGACTCGTTTAAAGAAGAAATGCAGTTTTTGGGAGCGGTGCGCGTAAAAGACGTCGAAGAGGCACAGCGCCGCATAGTAGAGCAGGTTCAGGCCCTAGCCGAAAGCGGGGCGTTCCAAATAGGCGAAAGCGATGAGATGATAGAATGA